Proteins encoded in a region of the Zea mays cultivar B73 chromosome 2, Zm-B73-REFERENCE-NAM-5.0, whole genome shotgun sequence genome:
- the LOC100272552 gene encoding enoyl-CoA hydratase 2, peroxisomal isoform X1, which translates to MATSSKPAAPVDPMVVLAHEFPEVSFDYDERDVALYALGVGACGDDAVDEKELHFVYHRDGQPHIKTLPTFVSLFPNKNSNGLGFVDVPGLNFDASLLLHGQQYIEIYRPIPSYASVVNRVKVAGLHDKGKATILELETTTSLKESGEILCMNRSTIYLRGAGGFSDSSRPYSYATYPANQVSRISIPNSAPSAVCDDQTKQSQALLYRLSGDYNPLHSDPDIAQLAGFTRPILHGLCTLGFAARAVIKSFCNGEPTAVKSIFGRFLLHVYPGETLSTEMWLDGQKVHYQTKAKERNRAVLSGYVLLQHIPSSLMDDKIKDNKVVQ; encoded by the exons ATGGCGACCAGCTCCAAACCCGCCGCGCCCGTGGACCCCATGGTCGTGCTCGCCCACGAGTTCCCCGAG GTGTCATTCGACTACGACGAGAG GGATGTAGCGTTGTACGCGCTCGGGGTTGGTGCCTGCGGCGATGACGCCGTCGACGAGAAGGAGCTTCACTTCGTGTACCACAGGGATGGGCAGCCACACATTAAG ACCCTTCCTACTTTTGTTTCTTTATTTCCCAACAAGAACAGCAATGGGCTTGGATTTGTTGATGTGCCTGGCCTTAA CTTTGATGCAAGCCTTCTACTGCATGGTCAACAATACATAGAGATCTATAGGCCAATCCCTTCGTATGCCAGT GTTGTAAACAGGGTTAAAGTAGCTGGTTTGCACGACAAGG GGAAAGCAACTATTCTTGAGCTCGAAACTACCACAAGCCTCAAAGAGTCAGGGGAAATTTTATGCATGAACAG GAGTACTATCTACTTGCGTGGTGCTGGAGGGTTTTCAGACTCTTCACGGCCATACTCATATGCTACCTATCCTGCTAATCAAGTTTCTCGCATTTCTATTCCAAATTCGGCACCTTCTGCAGTATGCGACGACCAGACAAAGCAATCCCAG GCATTGTTATACAGGCTATCTGGGGATTACAATCCTTTGCATTCAGACCCAGATATTGCACAGCTTGCTGG GTTCACCCGTCCAATCCTGCACGGCCTCTGCACCCTAGGATTCGCTGCTCGCGCCGTCATAAAATCTTTCTGCAACGGCGAACCGACTGCGGTGAAGAGCATCTTCGGCCGTTTCCTTCTGCACGTCTACCCCGGGGAAACGTTGTCCACTGAGATGTGGCTTGACGGCCAGAA GGTGCACTACCAAACGAAGGCCAAGGAGCGGAACCGAGCTGTCCTCTCTGGATATGTGTTGCTCCAGCACATCCCCTCGTCATT GATGGATGACAAGATCAAAGATAATAAAGTAGTTCAGTAA
- the LOC100272552 gene encoding enoyl-CoA hydratase 2, peroxisomal isoform X2 codes for MATSSKPAAPVDPMVVLAHEFPEVSFDYDERDVALYALGVGACGDDAVDEKELHFVYHRDGQPHIKTLPTFVSLFPNKNSNGLGFVDVPGLNFDASLLLHGQQYIEIYRPIPSYASVVNRVKVAGLHDKGKATILELETTTSLKESGEILCMNRSTIYLRGAGGFSDSSRPYSYATYPANQVSRISIPNSAPSAVCDDQTKQSQALLYRLSGDYNPLHSDPDIAQLAGFTRPILHGLCTLGFAARAVIKSFCNGEPTAVKSIFGRFLLHVYPGETLSTEMWLDGQKVHYQTKAKERNRAVLSGYVLLQHIPSSL; via the exons ATGGCGACCAGCTCCAAACCCGCCGCGCCCGTGGACCCCATGGTCGTGCTCGCCCACGAGTTCCCCGAG GTGTCATTCGACTACGACGAGAG GGATGTAGCGTTGTACGCGCTCGGGGTTGGTGCCTGCGGCGATGACGCCGTCGACGAGAAGGAGCTTCACTTCGTGTACCACAGGGATGGGCAGCCACACATTAAG ACCCTTCCTACTTTTGTTTCTTTATTTCCCAACAAGAACAGCAATGGGCTTGGATTTGTTGATGTGCCTGGCCTTAA CTTTGATGCAAGCCTTCTACTGCATGGTCAACAATACATAGAGATCTATAGGCCAATCCCTTCGTATGCCAGT GTTGTAAACAGGGTTAAAGTAGCTGGTTTGCACGACAAGG GGAAAGCAACTATTCTTGAGCTCGAAACTACCACAAGCCTCAAAGAGTCAGGGGAAATTTTATGCATGAACAG GAGTACTATCTACTTGCGTGGTGCTGGAGGGTTTTCAGACTCTTCACGGCCATACTCATATGCTACCTATCCTGCTAATCAAGTTTCTCGCATTTCTATTCCAAATTCGGCACCTTCTGCAGTATGCGACGACCAGACAAAGCAATCCCAG GCATTGTTATACAGGCTATCTGGGGATTACAATCCTTTGCATTCAGACCCAGATATTGCACAGCTTGCTGG GTTCACCCGTCCAATCCTGCACGGCCTCTGCACCCTAGGATTCGCTGCTCGCGCCGTCATAAAATCTTTCTGCAACGGCGAACCGACTGCGGTGAAGAGCATCTTCGGCCGTTTCCTTCTGCACGTCTACCCCGGGGAAACGTTGTCCACTGAGATGTGGCTTGACGGCCAGAA GGTGCACTACCAAACGAAGGCCAAGGAGCGGAACCGAGCTGTCCTCTCTGGATATGTGTTGCTCCAGCACATCCCCTCGTCATT GTAA
- the LOC100272552 gene encoding Enoyl-CoA hydratase 2, peroxisomal: protein MATSSKPAAPVDPMVVLAHEFPEVSFDYDERDVALYALGVGACGDDAVDEKELHFVYHRDGQPHIKTLPTFVSLFPNKNSNGLGFVDVPGLNFDASLLLHGQQYIEIYRPIPSYASVVNRVKVAGLHDKGKATILELETTTSLKESGEILCMNRSTIYLRGAGGFSDSSRPYSYATYPANQVSRISIPNSAPSAVCDDQTKQSQALLYRLSGDYNPLHSDPDIAQLAGFTRPILHGLCTLGFAARAVIKSFCNGEPTAVKSIFGRFLLHVYPGETLSTEMWLDGQKVHYQTKAKERNRAVLSGYVLLQHIPSSL from the exons ATGGCGACCAGCTCCAAACCCGCCGCGCCCGTGGACCCCATGGTCGTGCTCGCCCACGAGTTCCCCGAG GTGTCATTCGACTACGACGAGAG GGATGTAGCGTTGTACGCGCTCGGGGTTGGTGCCTGCGGCGATGACGCCGTCGACGAGAAGGAGCTTCACTTCGTGTACCACAGGGATGGGCAGCCACACATTAAG ACCCTTCCTACTTTTGTTTCTTTATTTCCCAACAAGAACAGCAATGGGCTTGGATTTGTTGATGTGCCTGGCCTTAA CTTTGATGCAAGCCTTCTACTGCATGGTCAACAATACATAGAGATCTATAGGCCAATCCCTTCGTATGCCAGT GTTGTAAACAGGGTTAAAGTAGCTGGTTTGCACGACAAGG GGAAAGCAACTATTCTTGAGCTCGAAACTACCACAAGCCTCAAAGAGTCAGGGGAAATTTTATGCATGAACAG GAGTACTATCTACTTGCGTGGTGCTGGAGGGTTTTCAGACTCTTCACGGCCATACTCATATGCTACCTATCCTGCTAATCAAGTTTCTCGCATTTCTATTCCAAATTCGGCACCTTCTGCAGTATGCGACGACCAGACAAAGCAATCCCAG GCATTGTTATACAGGCTATCTGGGGATTACAATCCTTTGCATTCAGACCCAGATATTGCACAGCTTGCTGG GTTCACCCGTCCAATCCTGCACGGCCTCTGCACCCTAGGATTCGCTGCTCGCGCCGTCATAAAATCTTTCTGCAACGGCGAACCGACTGCGGTGAAGAGCATCTTCGGCCGTTTCCTTCTGCACGTCTACCCCGGGGAAACGTTGTCCACTGAGATGTGGCTTGACGGCCAGAA GGTGCACTACCAAACGAAGGCCAAGGAGCGGAACCGAGCTGTCCTCTCTGGATATGTGTTGCTCCAGCACATCCCCTCGTCATTGTAA